In Gambusia affinis linkage group LG08, SWU_Gaff_1.0, whole genome shotgun sequence, a single window of DNA contains:
- the spi1a gene encoding transcription factor PU.1a isoform X1, which translates to MMDGFVITSASEDAIPHEPETYRPPVDLYPYLNVGEIYEDHRWPFHSDRVQPADFEGSPVNHLTELQAVSPQQLIQPFPLGNESLHLQLEMPLAPLTLSSQIPYYTPSLCYQYPPLASPRRYYSEEDQRAVSPPLQVSEGEDEYEDYACSFRKDPGNKKKIRLYQFLLDLLRKGDMSDSIWWVDQDKGIFQFSTKHKEALATHWGVQKGNRKKMTYQKMARALRNYGKTGEIKKVKKKLTYQFSEEVLKNLYLRHYHH; encoded by the exons ATGATGGATGGCTTTGTCATAACCTCT GCATCCGAGGATGCTATTCCACATGAGCCGGAGACTTATCGGCCGCCTGTTGACTTGTACCCTTACTTGAACGTGGGGGAGATTTACGAAG ACCACAGATGGCCGTTCCATTCTGACCGGGTCCAGCCGGCAGACTTTGAGGGTTCCCCCGTGAATCACCTGACGGAGCTGCAGGCCGTGTCTCCTCAGCAGCTCATTCAGCCGTTCCCCCTCGGCAACGAGTCTCTGCACCTTCAGCTGGAGATGCCGCTGGCTCCGCTCACCCTGTCATCACAA ATCCCATATTACACCCCATCCCTGTGCTACCAGTACCCACCCCTGGCCTCACCTCGACGTTACTACTCAGAGGAGGACCAGAGAGCCGTCAGTCCCCCGCTGCAAGTGTCAGAAGGGGAGGATGAGTATGAAGATTACGCCTGCTCATTCAGGAAAGACCCAG gcaacaagaagaaaatccGCCTGTACCAGTTCCTCCTGGACCTGCTCAGAAAGGGCGACATGAGCGACAGCATCTGGTGGGTGGACCAGGACAAAGGCATCTTCCAGTTTTCCACCAAACACAAAGAGGCTCTGGCGACCCATTGGGGCGTCCAGAAGGGAAATCGCAAAAAAATGACCTACCAAAAAATggccagagccttgaggaactatGGCAAAACAGGAGAGATTAAAAAGGTGAAGAAGAAGCTCACCTACCAGTTCAGCGAAGAGGTGCTCAAAAACCTCTATTTACGTCATTATCATCACTGA
- the clpxb gene encoding ATP-dependent Clp protease ATP-binding subunit clpX-like, mitochondrial isoform X1 — protein MSCPCTSAARLFLNSAQRGLSCSRFQLFSLSRRGSREAHFHPRVCVRSFSETAVCYAAKDGTTKDSGSDSGKKSVGDGKRMSGSGGSGKGGSQLRCPKCGDPCTHVETFVSSTRFVKCEKCHHFFVVLSETDSKKGLNKEAESEAELVRRAFAQKPPPPPKKIYAYLDKYVVGQSYAKKVLAVAVYNHYKRIYNNIPAGSRQQVEVEKQPSLTPRELEMRRREDEYRFTKLLQIAGISPHGNALGATMQQQASQQPPQEKRGGEILDSTHAEIKLEKSNIILLGPTGSGKTLLAQTLARCLDVPFAICDCTTLTQAGYVGEDIESVIAKLLQDANYSVEKAQQGIVFLDEVDKIGSVPGIHQLRDVGGEGVQQGLLKLLEGTIVNVPEKNSRKLRGETVQVDTTNILFVASGAFNGLDRIISRRKNEKYLGFGTPSNLGKGRRAAAAADLANSSGETDAVAEIEEKDRLLKHVEARDLIEFGMIPEFVGRLPVVVPLHSLDEDTLVRILTEPRNAVVPQYQALFSMDKCELNVTADALRAIARLALERKTGARGLRSIMEKLLLEPMFEVPHSDIGAVELDKDVVQGKTQPRYIRTPVKDSAEEEYDSGIEEENWPRQADAANN, from the exons ATGTCCTGTCCTTGCACCTCGGCTGCCAGGTTGTTCCTAAATTCTGCCCAGAGAG GGCTGTCATGTTCCCGATTCCAGCTGTTCTCCCTGAGTCGTCGGGGGTCTCGGGAAGCACATTTTCAtccacgtgtgtgtgtgaggtcgTTTTCAGAAACGGCCGTCTGTTACGCTGCTAAAGATGGGACAACAAAGGATAGTGGGAGTGACAGTGGAAAG aaaagtgtCGGTGATGGGAAGAGGATGTCTGGCTCTGGAGGGTCAGGAAAAGGTGGAAGCCAGCTACGCTGCCCCAAATGTGGAGACCCCTGCACACATGTAGAGACCTTTGTAT caTCAACACGGTTTGTGAAATGTGAGAAGTGTCATCACTTTTTTGTGGTCTTGTCTGAAACGGACTCTAAAAAAGGGCTAAACAAAGAGGCCGAATCAGAAGCCGAGTTAGTGAGACGGGCTTTTGCACAGAAACCGCCTCCGCCTCCCAAGAAG atttaCGCCTACCTGGATAAGTATGTTGTTGGCCAGTCGTATGCAAAGAAGGTCTTGGCAGTGGCCGTGTATAATCACTACAAGCGCATCTACAACAACATCCCTGCAGGCAGCCGACAGcaggtggaggtggagaagCAGCCATCTTTAACGCCACGAG AGCTAGAGATGAGAAGACGAGAGGATGAATACAGATTCACAA aactgCTGCAGATCGCAGGGATCAGTCCCCACGGTAACGCTCTGGGCGCCACCATGCAGCAGCAGGCGAGCCAGCAGCCGCCTCAGGAGAAGAGGGGCGGCGAAATCCTGGACTCTACTCACGCTGAGATTAAACTGGAGAAAAGCAACATTATACTCCTCGGTCCTACCGGTTCAG GAAAAACATTGCTGGCGCAGACGCTGGCCCGCTGTCTTGATGTTCCGTTTGCGATTTGCGACTGCACCACCCTCACTCAAGCTGGATATGTGGGCGAGGACATCGAGTCGGTCATTGCCAAACTTCTGCAGGATGCCAACTACTCAGTGGAGAAAGCACAACAAG GTATTGTGTTCCTGGATGAAGTTGATAAGATTGGCAGCGTTCCTGGGATCCATCAGCTGAGAGACGTGGGAGGAGAGGGAGTTCAGCAG GGTTTGCTGAAACTCCTGGAGGGTACAATCGTCAACGTTCCAGAGAAAAACTCCAGAAAGCTGAGAGGTGAAACGGTGCAGGTCGACACAACCAACATCCTTTTTGTTGCTTCAGGAGCCTTCAACGGCCTCGACAGGATAATAAGCCgaagaaagaatgaaaag TATTTGGGATTTGGAACGCCCTCTAACTTGGGAAAAGGTCGCCGGGCGGCCGCTGCAGCAGACCTGGCCAACAGCAGCGGCGAGACGGACGCGGTCGCGGAGATCGAGGAGAAGGACCGGCTGCTGAAGCACGTCGAGGCGAGGGACCTGATCGAGTTCGGCATGATTCCGGAGTTTGTCGGCCGTCTTCCTGTCGTCGTTCCTCTGCACAGCCTGGATGAAGACACTCTGGTCCGAATCTTGACTGAACCACGAAACGCTGTGGTTCCACAGTACCAGGCTCTGTTCAGCATGGACAAA tGTGAACTCAACGTGACCGCGGACGCCTTGAGAGCCATCGCCAGATTGGCTTTGGAGAGGAAAACTGGAGCTCGTGGCCTAAGATCCATtatg GAGAAACTTCTTCTTGAGCCCATGTTTGAGGTGCCTCACTCAGATATCGGGGCTGTTGAATTGGACAAAGATGTCGTTCAGGGAAAAACGCAGCCTAGATACATCCG AACCCCCGTCAAGGATTCGGCAGAAGAGGAGTACGACTCTGGCATCGAGGAGGAGAACTGGCCCCGGCAGGCTGACGCTGCTAACAACTGA
- the fibina gene encoding fin bud initiation factor, which yields MDHVPLLLILLASWPLSSAVYDGPLQPEISNGTFHHFFVPDGDYEETVDPEHCQMLFKFSDVVPCAAAEESDAAVRDDFIITKLQAEDAARLLEGIGRAVAHDLDREDSYGKFLLKEISQIGEAFSSVDKSLVELEVKFKQSQETELREEEQLNGYVVKQVSDIRGALRETTDISQGLRDRHELLSLIIRSHGTRLSRLKTEFLNVGS from the coding sequence ATGGATCACGTCCCGCTGCTGCTCATCCTGCTCGCATCGTGGCCCCTGTCCTCGGCGGTCTACGACGGGCCCCTCCAGCCGGAGATCTCCAACGGCACCTTCCATCACTTCTTCGTCCCGGACGGGGATTATGAGGAGACGGTCGACCCGGAGCACTGCCAGATGTTGTTCAAGTTCTCCGACGTGGTTCCGTGCGCGGCCGCGGAGGAGAGCGACGCCGCGGTGCGCGACGACTTCATCATCACCAAGCTGCAGGCGGAGGACGCGGCGCGGCTGCTGGAGGGCATCGGCCGCGCCGTGGCGCACGACCTGGACAGAGAGGACAGCTACGGGAAGTTCCTTCTGAAGGAAATCTCCCAGATCGGCGAGGCCTTCTCCAGCGTGGACAAGTCTCTGGTGGAGCTGGAGGTGAAGTTTAAGCAAAGTCAAGAGACTGAGCTGAGGGAGGAAGAGCAGCTGAACGGCTACGTGGTGAAGCAAGTGAGCGACATCAGAGGGGCACTGAGGGAAACCACCGACATTTCTCAGGGACTCAGAGACAGACATGAGCTGCTGTCGCTCATCATCCGCAGCCATGGCACCAGACTGAGCCGCCTGAAGACTGAGTTCCTCAATGTGGGCTCATGA
- the clpxb gene encoding ATP-dependent Clp protease ATP-binding subunit clpX-like, mitochondrial isoform X2, producing the protein MSCPCTSAARLFLNSAQRGLSCSRFQLFSLSRRGSREAHFHPRVCVRSFSETAVCYAAKDGTTKDSGSDSGKKSVGDGKRMSGSGGSGKGGSQLRCPKCGDPCTHVETFVSSTRFVKCEKCHHFFVVLSETDSKKGLNKEAESEAELVRRAFAQKPPPPPKKIYAYLDKYVVGQSYAKKVLAVAVYNHYKRIYNNIPAGSRQQVEVEKQPSLTPRELLQIAGISPHGNALGATMQQQASQQPPQEKRGGEILDSTHAEIKLEKSNIILLGPTGSGKTLLAQTLARCLDVPFAICDCTTLTQAGYVGEDIESVIAKLLQDANYSVEKAQQGIVFLDEVDKIGSVPGIHQLRDVGGEGVQQGLLKLLEGTIVNVPEKNSRKLRGETVQVDTTNILFVASGAFNGLDRIISRRKNEKYLGFGTPSNLGKGRRAAAAADLANSSGETDAVAEIEEKDRLLKHVEARDLIEFGMIPEFVGRLPVVVPLHSLDEDTLVRILTEPRNAVVPQYQALFSMDKCELNVTADALRAIARLALERKTGARGLRSIMEKLLLEPMFEVPHSDIGAVELDKDVVQGKTQPRYIRTPVKDSAEEEYDSGIEEENWPRQADAANN; encoded by the exons ATGTCCTGTCCTTGCACCTCGGCTGCCAGGTTGTTCCTAAATTCTGCCCAGAGAG GGCTGTCATGTTCCCGATTCCAGCTGTTCTCCCTGAGTCGTCGGGGGTCTCGGGAAGCACATTTTCAtccacgtgtgtgtgtgaggtcgTTTTCAGAAACGGCCGTCTGTTACGCTGCTAAAGATGGGACAACAAAGGATAGTGGGAGTGACAGTGGAAAG aaaagtgtCGGTGATGGGAAGAGGATGTCTGGCTCTGGAGGGTCAGGAAAAGGTGGAAGCCAGCTACGCTGCCCCAAATGTGGAGACCCCTGCACACATGTAGAGACCTTTGTAT caTCAACACGGTTTGTGAAATGTGAGAAGTGTCATCACTTTTTTGTGGTCTTGTCTGAAACGGACTCTAAAAAAGGGCTAAACAAAGAGGCCGAATCAGAAGCCGAGTTAGTGAGACGGGCTTTTGCACAGAAACCGCCTCCGCCTCCCAAGAAG atttaCGCCTACCTGGATAAGTATGTTGTTGGCCAGTCGTATGCAAAGAAGGTCTTGGCAGTGGCCGTGTATAATCACTACAAGCGCATCTACAACAACATCCCTGCAGGCAGCCGACAGcaggtggaggtggagaagCAGCCATCTTTAACGCCACGAG aactgCTGCAGATCGCAGGGATCAGTCCCCACGGTAACGCTCTGGGCGCCACCATGCAGCAGCAGGCGAGCCAGCAGCCGCCTCAGGAGAAGAGGGGCGGCGAAATCCTGGACTCTACTCACGCTGAGATTAAACTGGAGAAAAGCAACATTATACTCCTCGGTCCTACCGGTTCAG GAAAAACATTGCTGGCGCAGACGCTGGCCCGCTGTCTTGATGTTCCGTTTGCGATTTGCGACTGCACCACCCTCACTCAAGCTGGATATGTGGGCGAGGACATCGAGTCGGTCATTGCCAAACTTCTGCAGGATGCCAACTACTCAGTGGAGAAAGCACAACAAG GTATTGTGTTCCTGGATGAAGTTGATAAGATTGGCAGCGTTCCTGGGATCCATCAGCTGAGAGACGTGGGAGGAGAGGGAGTTCAGCAG GGTTTGCTGAAACTCCTGGAGGGTACAATCGTCAACGTTCCAGAGAAAAACTCCAGAAAGCTGAGAGGTGAAACGGTGCAGGTCGACACAACCAACATCCTTTTTGTTGCTTCAGGAGCCTTCAACGGCCTCGACAGGATAATAAGCCgaagaaagaatgaaaag TATTTGGGATTTGGAACGCCCTCTAACTTGGGAAAAGGTCGCCGGGCGGCCGCTGCAGCAGACCTGGCCAACAGCAGCGGCGAGACGGACGCGGTCGCGGAGATCGAGGAGAAGGACCGGCTGCTGAAGCACGTCGAGGCGAGGGACCTGATCGAGTTCGGCATGATTCCGGAGTTTGTCGGCCGTCTTCCTGTCGTCGTTCCTCTGCACAGCCTGGATGAAGACACTCTGGTCCGAATCTTGACTGAACCACGAAACGCTGTGGTTCCACAGTACCAGGCTCTGTTCAGCATGGACAAA tGTGAACTCAACGTGACCGCGGACGCCTTGAGAGCCATCGCCAGATTGGCTTTGGAGAGGAAAACTGGAGCTCGTGGCCTAAGATCCATtatg GAGAAACTTCTTCTTGAGCCCATGTTTGAGGTGCCTCACTCAGATATCGGGGCTGTTGAATTGGACAAAGATGTCGTTCAGGGAAAAACGCAGCCTAGATACATCCG AACCCCCGTCAAGGATTCGGCAGAAGAGGAGTACGACTCTGGCATCGAGGAGGAGAACTGGCCCCGGCAGGCTGACGCTGCTAACAACTGA
- the tmem276a gene encoding transmembrane protein 178B: MAAMRTLTVAGLFLAFCALGLIAVAISTDSWYETDARRHRERCKNYSNKRNDPGYIYISNNNLPLRMLPREKHAERKGDILLRAKRHFLPPASAMESLCSRHFNSTITGLWRKCHREGFDLETEDLIFKGLVPRCTPIKYYYSSAALPRNLPINLTKTIRQDEWHALHLQRMTASFIGMAISIILFGWIIGVLGCCQEHDLMQYVAGLLFLMGGTCCIISLCTCVAGINFELSRYPRYMFGIPEDISHGYGWSMFCAWGGLGLTLLAGFLCTLAPSLYPPHTPVAHKPRPENGCV; the protein is encoded by the exons ATGGCTGCTATGAGGACTTTAACCGTGGCGGGGCTGTTTTTGGCGTTCTGCGCGCTGGGACTGATAGCCGTGGCGATAAGCACCGACAGCTGGTACGAGACGGACGCCAGGCGGCACCGGGAGCGCTGCAAGAATTACTCCAACAAAAGAAACGACCCGGGCTACATCTACATCTCCAACAACAACCTCCCGCTCCGCATGCTGCCGAGGGAGAAACACGCAGAGAGGAAGGGCGATATTCTGCTGCGGGCCAAGAGGCACTTCTTGCCTCCCGCCTCGGCCATGGAGTCCCTCTGCAGTCGGCACTTCAACTCCACCATCACCGGGCTGTGGAGAAAGTGCCACCGGGAAGGATTCGACCTGGAGACGGAGGATTTAATCTTTAAAG GATTGGTTCCGCGCTGCACACCCATAAAATACTACTACTCTTCTGCAGCGCTGCCTAGAAACCTGCCAATAAATCTGACGAAGACTATCAGGCAGGATGAATGGCACGCACTCC accTCCAGAGGATGACTGCCAGTTTCATCGGCATGGCCATATCCATCATCCTCTTCGGCTGGATCATAGGCGTGCTGGGCTGCTGTCAGGAGCATGATCTGATGCAGTATGTGGCTGGACTCCTCTTCCTCATGGGAG GGACATGCTGCATAATCTCCCTCTGCACATGCGTGGCTGGGATCAACTTTGAACTGTCCCGCTATCCCCGCTACATGTTTGGTATACCAGAGGATATCAGTCACGGCTACGGCTGGTCCATGTTTTGCGCTTGGGGTGGACTGGGCCTCACATTGCTGGCAGGCTTCCTGTGCACGCTGGCTCCTTCCCTCTACCCCCCACACACCCCTGTGGCTCACAAGCCCAGACCGGAGAACGGCTGCGTGTGA
- the LOC122835384 gene encoding ubiquitin-associated protein 1-like, with product MMNILEDVPFQTPLGPLGVEIQMSTLPDISVPQCHQIMQETEYGFNLERWILTGQQPVSQVPSCPPYWLMFSTPQETHKHTPRGQDLWVSRPRSHSLSSAEGCWLHHRAVKFLPADSDEEDDSYKDITGVPRERPRSAAARDPVSRVKDMHLAHSSHRGKPELSPVLKGHRATSSLPDCRPPLRALEQLRSQQASSLSQGQKNGKKRQRSLGRRFSQNTPPAEHSPSRPLQQRPSSAGSVRNRRRKVLTTPGSRGVFFDSAAELLTALSQEERELLETITEKGYPLRTAILALQKTGYQSPEKVLKYLVACDRLCQLGYDEAQVEEALEMFQNCESKAAEFLHLLTQFDEMGFQQSAIKEVLLVHENHRERALEELMTRMA from the exons ATGATGAATATTCTGGAGGACGTTCCTTTTCAAACCCCTTTGGGACCGTTAGGTGTTGAGATACAGATGTCGACTTTACCTGATATTTCTGTACCACAATGCCATCAGATCATGCAGGAAACTGAG TATGGATTCAATCTGGAGAGATGGATTTTAACTGGGCAGCAGCCGGTGAGTCAGGTTCCGTCTTGTCCCCCCTACTGGCTGATGTTCAGCACCCCTCAAGAAACCCACAAGCACACTCCTAGGGGCCAGGATCTGTGGGTCTCCCGGCCCCGCAGCCACAGCCTGAGTTCCGCGGAGGGCTGCTGGTTGCACCACCGCGCCGTCAAGTTCCTCCCAGCTGACTCCGATGAAGAAGATGACTCATATAAGGATATCACCGGGGTTCCCAGAGAGCGGCCCCGCAGTGCCGCGGCCAGGGACCCAGTCTCCAGGGTCAAAGACATGCACCTCGCTCATTCCTCACACCGAGGTAAGCCGGAGTTATCTCCAGTCCTCAAAGGCCACAGAGCCACGTCTTCTCTCCCGGACTGCAGACCACCTTTACGCGCGCTGGAGCAGCTCAGATCACAGCAGGCAAGTTCGCTGTCTCAGGGGCAGAAGAACGGCAAGAAGAGGCAACGCTCTCTGGGCAGACGGTTCTCCCAAAACACTCCACCCGCCGAGCACTCTCCATCCAGGCCACTGCAACAACGACCCTCCTCAGCTGGATCTGTTAGAAACCGCAGGAGAAAG GTCCTGACAACTCCTGGCTCTCGTGGCGTTTTCTTTGACTCAGCAGCAGAGCTTCTGACAGCTCTGAGTCAGGAGGAGAGGGAGTTACTCGAAACCATCACAGAGAAAGGATACCCGTTACGCACTGCCATCCTGGCTCTGCAGAAAACTGGCTATCAGAGTCCTGAGAAG GTCTTAAAATACCTGGTTGCATGTGATCGTCTTTGCCAGCTGGGCTATGATGAGGCACAAGTGGAGGAAGCTTTGGAGATGTTTCAGAATTGTGAGAGCAAG gCTGCAGAGTTCCTCCACTTGCTGACTCAGTTTGATGAGATGGGCTTCCAGCAGAGCGCGATCAAAGAAGTGCTGCTTGTTCATGAAAACCACCGTGAGCgggctctggaggagctgatgaCACGCATGGCTTAG
- the spi1a gene encoding transcription factor PU.1a isoform X2, which produces MMDGFVITSASEDAIPHEPETYRPPVDLYPYLNVGEIYEDHRWPFHSDRVQPADFEGSPVNHLTELQAVSPQQLIQPFPLGNESLHLQLEMPLAPLTLSSQYPPLASPRRYYSEEDQRAVSPPLQVSEGEDEYEDYACSFRKDPGNKKKIRLYQFLLDLLRKGDMSDSIWWVDQDKGIFQFSTKHKEALATHWGVQKGNRKKMTYQKMARALRNYGKTGEIKKVKKKLTYQFSEEVLKNLYLRHYHH; this is translated from the exons ATGATGGATGGCTTTGTCATAACCTCT GCATCCGAGGATGCTATTCCACATGAGCCGGAGACTTATCGGCCGCCTGTTGACTTGTACCCTTACTTGAACGTGGGGGAGATTTACGAAG ACCACAGATGGCCGTTCCATTCTGACCGGGTCCAGCCGGCAGACTTTGAGGGTTCCCCCGTGAATCACCTGACGGAGCTGCAGGCCGTGTCTCCTCAGCAGCTCATTCAGCCGTTCCCCCTCGGCAACGAGTCTCTGCACCTTCAGCTGGAGATGCCGCTGGCTCCGCTCACCCTGTCATCACAA TACCCACCCCTGGCCTCACCTCGACGTTACTACTCAGAGGAGGACCAGAGAGCCGTCAGTCCCCCGCTGCAAGTGTCAGAAGGGGAGGATGAGTATGAAGATTACGCCTGCTCATTCAGGAAAGACCCAG gcaacaagaagaaaatccGCCTGTACCAGTTCCTCCTGGACCTGCTCAGAAAGGGCGACATGAGCGACAGCATCTGGTGGGTGGACCAGGACAAAGGCATCTTCCAGTTTTCCACCAAACACAAAGAGGCTCTGGCGACCCATTGGGGCGTCCAGAAGGGAAATCGCAAAAAAATGACCTACCAAAAAATggccagagccttgaggaactatGGCAAAACAGGAGAGATTAAAAAGGTGAAGAAGAAGCTCACCTACCAGTTCAGCGAAGAGGTGCTCAAAAACCTCTATTTACGTCATTATCATCACTGA
- the LOC122835373 gene encoding protein regulator of cytokinesis 1-like — MRKSQVHAAESVSYLNRALAKLQDIWEEIGIPEEQRMRRTNDVHKHIKGLLDLMIIEEQDLKQRLLKTIESCQKELSLLCSELQLPPYKEEEGCTILQMEKNCRTRLDVMKGHKTQRMEDLKGLLAKDRELCDIMCTTPFSVDQHAVPSVKQLEAYRTYLDELTKEKEHRHDEFVRTKKEIIACMNDLEQNPETSFEMDVMCEDEEAFCLSNDNITAMKLLLSQLQERKTENELLCSSFRTKIQELWERLQVPQEERESFSEHMLSSKKKNVEALQAEVQRLELLKMHSMKSFIEAIRVEIAVWWKKCFYSDEQQHAFIAFYDDDFTEEILNLHEDEVRTLKKYHEDHKELFEGVTKWQDNWNLYLELDRKANDPSRFTNRGGNLLKEEKQRTELQKSLPKLEKVLKAQIDSWEEEHSKEFLVNGQKFLEYVQQQWKEHHEKKEKEKLERQMKKTKQIQEDMLYGTMMRTPTKRRIAGTPTPGKMRKMNSTSTFSTPSSSLGGTICQTPSLKPPLSASKSLRTPGHGNMMRGLDRNKENLSHLRNPPGGTSKSQDVQDLSFTINSIAGSYSEFARDLSKAATSSVETGLLNSTVSHQ; from the exons ATGAGAAAGAG TCAAGTCCATGCAGCAGAGTCCGTTTCCTACCTGAACAGGGCTCTAGCCAAGCTGCAGGATATTTGGGAAGAAATAGGGATCCCCGAAGAGCAGCGAATGCGGAGAACCAACGATGTACATAAGCACATTAAA GGCTTGCTGGATCTGATGATTATTGAAGAGCAGGATCTAAAGCAGCGGTTGCTAAAAACCATTGAGTCATGTCAAAAGGAGCTCAGTCTTTTGTGCAGTGAACTGCAGCTGCCGCCATATAAg gaggaggaaggttgCACAATCCTGCAGATGGAGAAGAACTGCCGCACTCGTCTAGACGTGATGAAAGGACACAAAACACAGCGAATGGAGGATCTTAAAGGTCTCCTTGCCAAAGATCGTGAGCTGTGCGATATTATGTGCACCACGCCATTTAGCGTTGACCAACACGCCGTCCCATCGGTGAAGCAGCTCGAGGCTTATCGTACCTACCTCGATGAGCTCACTAAAGAAAAG GAGCATCGTCATGATGAATTTGTGAGAACCAAGAAAGAGATCATCGCTTGCATGAATGACCTGGAACAGAATCCCGAGACCAGTTTTGAGATGGATGTGATGTGTGAGGATGAGGAGGCATTTTGTCTGTCTAATGACAACATTACTGCCATGAAACTTCTTCTTAGTCAG ttacAGGAGCGCAAGACAGAAAATGAGCTCCTTTGTTCAAGTTTCCGAACAAAGATCCAGGAATTGTGGGAAAGGCTTCAGGTTCCTCAGGAGGAAAGGGAATCTTTTTCTGAGCACATGCTCAGCTCGAAGAAGAAGAACGTTGAGGCA CTCCAGGCAGAGGTCCAGCGGCTCGAGTTGTTGAAAATGCACAGCATGAAGAGTTTCATTGAGGCCATCAGAGTAGAGATTGCTGTTTGGTGGAAGAAATGCTTCTACAGTGATGAACAGCAGCATGCCTTCATTGCATTTTATGACG ATGATTTTACTGAGGAGATTCTGAACCTGCACGAGGACGAGGTCAGAACTCTGAAGAAGTACCACGAGGACCACAAGGAACTGTTTGAGGGAGTCACAAAGTGGCAGGACAACTGGAACTTGTACTTGGAACTAGAT AGAAAGGCTAATGATCCTTCAAGGTTTACCAACAGAGGGGGGAACCTCCTAAaggaagaaaagcagagaacTGAGCTGCAGAAAAGTTTACCCAAg TTGGAGAAGGTTTTGAAGGCCCAGATCGATAGTTGGGAGGAGGAGCACAGCAAAGAGTTCCTCGTGAACGGGCAGAAATTTCTGGAATATGTCCAGCAGCAGTGGAAAGAACACCAcgagaaaaaagagaaggagaaacTTGAAAGG cAAATGAAGAAAACTAAGCAAATACAAGAGGATATGCTGTATGGAACAATGATGAGAACGCCAACTAAACGACGGATTGCAGGCACTCCCACGCCTGGAAAGATGAGAAAG ATGAATAGTACTTCGACCTTTTCCACTCCTAGCAGCAGTCTCGGTGGAACCATTTGCCAGACCCCCTCACTGAAACCACCTCTGTCTGCCAGCAAG AGTCTGCGAACCCCAGGACACGGAAATATGATGCGGGGATTAGACCGGAATAAAGAAAACCTCTCTCATCTCAGAAATCCTCCAGGTGGCACGTCAAAGTCTCAGGATGTTCAAGATCTCAGCTTCACCATTAACTCTATTGCGGGCTCCTACTCAGAATTTGCG AGGGACCTCTCGAAGGCTGCTACGTCGTCCGTGGAGACGGGCCTCCTGAACTCCACGGTCAGCCATCAGTAA